One genomic segment of Occultella kanbiaonis includes these proteins:
- a CDS encoding heparan-alpha-glucosaminide N-acetyltransferase domain-containing protein yields the protein MNRIVGVDTARGLAVLGMFVAHLGMEQHVGFFTPTGWFFVADGRPSALFALLAGVGLAFMTRRGYPDDLVELRVQRTRIIKRSAILFVFGWFLTFLLTPVAVILPSYAFLFLFALPFLRLRPTAVFAWAGAAVLVMPQVVLLTRWALFSSTEPRFDFPPIGELLTGYYPALSWTAYLLVGLGVGRLPMQRIKVQVALICAGVSAAAVGYGAGYVLWSGLDDQNGLAASLTSVEAHSGTTFEMAGNIGVGLVVLGLCLLVTTQVKVLRVLLTPISATGAMSLTVYSLHIVYIRILGDDAVWYPQSNWPLIALILGTFVFATVWQLTLGRGPLERLINRMIRPRQPQAHQQWPPAGPGAPAWSGAPTGPGGPGGQPAYTQVPVGGPYGPPGPGGPAAAGPYGQAQQFQAPHFGAPPLPGQPAQPQYGYPVQPRSGQAATPQYGQAAPPQHAHQSQPAPAAPAGPTGPSPSGQQPPSGPPPVPTYPPAPPPR from the coding sequence GTGAACCGAATCGTGGGAGTGGACACCGCGCGTGGCCTGGCCGTGCTCGGCATGTTCGTCGCGCACCTGGGCATGGAGCAGCACGTCGGCTTCTTCACCCCGACGGGTTGGTTCTTCGTCGCGGACGGCCGCCCTTCGGCGCTGTTCGCGCTGCTGGCCGGAGTCGGGCTGGCGTTCATGACCCGTCGCGGTTACCCCGACGACCTCGTGGAACTGCGGGTGCAGCGCACCCGCATCATCAAACGCTCCGCGATCCTGTTCGTGTTCGGCTGGTTCCTGACGTTCCTGCTCACCCCGGTGGCGGTGATCCTGCCCTCCTACGCGTTCCTGTTCCTGTTCGCGCTGCCGTTCCTGCGCCTACGCCCGACGGCGGTGTTCGCCTGGGCGGGCGCCGCCGTGCTGGTCATGCCGCAGGTCGTGCTGCTGACCCGGTGGGCGCTGTTCTCCAGCACCGAGCCGCGCTTCGACTTCCCGCCGATCGGTGAGCTGCTCACCGGGTACTACCCAGCGCTGAGCTGGACCGCGTACCTGCTGGTGGGCCTGGGCGTGGGCCGGCTGCCGATGCAGCGGATCAAGGTCCAGGTCGCGCTCATCTGCGCCGGTGTGTCGGCGGCCGCGGTCGGCTACGGCGCCGGGTACGTCCTGTGGTCCGGCCTGGACGACCAGAACGGGCTGGCCGCGAGCCTGACCAGCGTCGAGGCGCACTCGGGCACCACGTTCGAGATGGCCGGCAACATCGGCGTCGGCCTGGTCGTGCTGGGCCTGTGCCTGCTCGTGACGACCCAGGTGAAGGTGCTCCGGGTGTTGCTCACGCCCATCTCGGCGACCGGCGCGATGTCCCTGACCGTCTACAGCCTGCACATCGTCTACATCCGGATCCTCGGCGACGACGCCGTCTGGTACCCGCAGTCGAACTGGCCGCTGATCGCTCTGATCCTCGGCACCTTCGTGTTCGCCACGGTCTGGCAGCTGACCCTCGGGCGCGGGCCGCTGGAACGACTGATCAACCGGATGATCCGGCCGAGGCAGCCCCAGGCGCACCAGCAGTGGCCGCCGGCAGGCCCGGGTGCCCCGGCGTGGTCCGGTGCCCCGACCGGTCCGGGTGGCCCGGGAGGACAACCCGCCTACACCCAGGTCCCGGTGGGTGGGCCGTACGGTCCGCCCGGCCCGGGCGGTCCGGCCGCCGCTGGTCCGTACGGTCAGGCACAGCAGTTCCAGGCGCCGCACTTCGGCGCGCCGCCGCTGCCGGGACAGCCCGCCCAACCGCAGTATGGGTATCCGGTCCAGCCGCGATCCGGGCAAGCCGCCACACCGCAGTACGGCCAAGCCGCCCCACCGCAGCACGCGCATCAGTCCCAGCCGGCACCTGCCGCACCGGCAGGACCGACCGGACCTTCGCCGTCGGGCCAGCAGCCGCCGTCAGGTCCGCCGCCGGTGCCGACCTACCCGCCCGCTCCCCCGCCGCGATGA
- a CDS encoding HAD family hydrolase, giving the protein MPDGGADVPRTVIRGVLFDIDDTLVDTRSAFAAALGEVAAEFLPGVPPEDYPRLLATWRADTGRYYQAFTRGEIGHLDQRRARVDQLHEVYDGATLDDATFLRWNERYDEAFERAWTAFDDAVPTVTAARRAGLRTGSLSNALAAMQRVKLAVTGLDGLAPLLVSLDTFGVGKPDPRVFLEACRLLGTAPEETIYVGDELDTDGRGAQRAGLRGVWLDRPGGRRGGPHDEDPAGAAAEGIAVIGGLGELPALWS; this is encoded by the coding sequence ATGCCCGACGGCGGAGCTGACGTCCCGAGGACCGTCATCCGGGGCGTTCTGTTCGATATCGACGACACCCTCGTGGACACCCGATCGGCGTTCGCTGCCGCGCTCGGGGAGGTCGCCGCAGAGTTCCTGCCCGGCGTGCCCCCCGAGGACTATCCGCGACTGCTCGCCACCTGGCGTGCGGACACGGGGCGCTACTACCAGGCGTTCACCCGGGGCGAGATCGGCCACCTCGACCAGCGGCGCGCCCGGGTGGACCAGCTCCACGAGGTCTACGACGGGGCGACGCTCGACGACGCGACGTTCCTGCGCTGGAACGAGCGCTACGACGAGGCGTTCGAACGTGCCTGGACCGCGTTCGACGACGCCGTCCCGACGGTCACGGCGGCTCGGCGTGCCGGGCTGCGCACCGGCAGCCTGTCGAACGCGCTGGCCGCGATGCAGCGGGTCAAGCTCGCGGTGACCGGCCTCGACGGTCTCGCCCCGCTGCTGGTGTCCCTGGACACGTTCGGGGTGGGCAAGCCCGATCCCCGGGTCTTCCTCGAGGCCTGCCGGCTGCTCGGTACGGCGCCAGAGGAGACCATCTACGTCGGTGATGAACTGGACACCGACGGCCGCGGCGCACAGCGCGCCGGTCTGCGCGGCGTGTGGCTGGACCGTCCGGGAGGCCGCCGCGGTGGCCCGCATGACGAGGACCCGGCAGGGGCGGCGGCCGAGGGCATCGCGGTGATCGGCGGGCTCGGGGAACTCCCGGCGCTCTGGTCCTAG
- a CDS encoding methyltransferase domain-containing protein, with protein MERVDTYTHGHHESVLRSHRWRTAENSAGYLLPYLEEGNDVLDVGCGPGTITVGLAKHVRPGRVLGVDRATDVLMKASELAEASDVDNVLFEQADVYNLPYARGAFDVVHAHQVLQHLSDPIAALKEMARVTRHGGLIAVRDADYAAMSWYPANAGLDRWQELYHQVTEKNNAEADAGRRLLAWAREAGFEDITATSGTWTYADDDSRTWWSNLWADRLEQSSLGRQILTGGFGTETEITEVAQAWRDWGQEEDGWFVVVHGELIIRM; from the coding sequence ATGGAGCGCGTCGACACCTACACCCACGGGCATCACGAGAGCGTGTTGCGGTCACACCGGTGGCGCACGGCTGAGAACTCCGCCGGATACCTCCTCCCGTACCTCGAGGAGGGCAACGACGTGCTCGACGTCGGCTGCGGCCCCGGGACCATCACGGTCGGGCTGGCCAAGCACGTCCGCCCGGGCCGGGTGCTCGGCGTCGACCGTGCGACCGACGTCCTCATGAAGGCCTCCGAGCTCGCCGAGGCCAGCGACGTGGACAACGTCCTCTTCGAGCAGGCCGACGTGTACAACCTGCCGTACGCGCGCGGAGCGTTCGACGTGGTCCACGCCCACCAGGTGCTGCAGCACCTGAGCGACCCGATCGCCGCCCTGAAGGAGATGGCACGGGTGACCCGCCACGGCGGCCTGATCGCGGTCCGTGACGCCGACTACGCCGCGATGTCCTGGTACCCCGCGAACGCCGGGCTGGACCGGTGGCAGGAGCTCTACCACCAGGTCACCGAGAAGAACAACGCCGAAGCCGATGCCGGACGGCGGCTGCTCGCCTGGGCGCGCGAGGCCGGTTTCGAGGACATCACCGCCACGTCCGGGACGTGGACCTACGCCGACGACGACTCGCGCACGTGGTGGTCGAACCTGTGGGCGGACCGGCTCGAGCAGTCCTCGCTCGGCCGGCAGATCCTCACCGGCGGGTTCGGCACCGAGACCGAGATCACCGAGGTGGCGCAGGCCTGGCGGGACTGGGGCCAGGAGGAGGACGGCTGGTTCGTGGTGGTGCATGGGGAGCTGATCATCCGAATGTGA
- a CDS encoding 3-methyladenine DNA glycosylase has product MTAPIATAPTPATNPAATTLAPLRWRALEASHARRADDYTAEHRRRRSRHEAHPVQDFLFTYYPTKPAQLRRWHPGVGVTLLDAPERAGARWYTRGRVPDSVVVDVAAYLEQRRDTVVYVHDLLGATRSRPGQFGCFGLHEWAMVYRQDPAQVRHRSTPLRLGAGGTDAVVESHQLRCTHFDAYRFFTPEAVGRNAEPLSRADQPAREQPACLHAGMDVFKWATKLGPVVPGALLLDTFELARDIRELDMRASPYDLTGWGYEPVPIETAAGKATYVAAQRAFAERSDALRVRLLEVTGAVLHGA; this is encoded by the coding sequence ATGACCGCCCCGATCGCGACCGCACCGACACCGGCGACGAATCCGGCGGCGACCACCCTGGCACCGCTACGGTGGCGCGCGCTCGAGGCGAGCCACGCCCGGCGGGCCGATGACTACACGGCCGAGCACCGCCGTCGGCGGTCCCGTCACGAGGCACACCCGGTGCAGGACTTCCTGTTCACGTACTACCCGACCAAGCCGGCGCAGCTACGGCGCTGGCACCCCGGCGTCGGGGTGACGCTGCTGGACGCGCCGGAGCGGGCGGGCGCTCGCTGGTACACCCGCGGGCGGGTGCCGGATTCCGTCGTCGTCGATGTCGCGGCCTACCTCGAACAGCGCCGCGACACCGTGGTCTACGTCCACGACCTGCTCGGCGCGACGCGGTCCCGGCCCGGCCAGTTCGGCTGCTTCGGACTTCACGAGTGGGCCATGGTGTACCGCCAGGACCCCGCCCAGGTGCGCCACCGCAGCACCCCGTTGCGACTGGGAGCCGGGGGCACGGATGCGGTGGTCGAGTCCCATCAGCTGCGGTGCACCCACTTCGACGCCTACCGGTTCTTCACGCCCGAGGCGGTCGGCCGCAATGCCGAGCCGCTCTCCCGCGCCGACCAGCCGGCCCGCGAGCAGCCGGCCTGTCTGCACGCCGGGATGGACGTGTTCAAATGGGCCACGAAACTCGGCCCGGTGGTGCCCGGTGCGCTGCTGCTGGACACGTTCGAGCTGGCGCGGGACATCCGCGAGCTGGACATGCGCGCCTCGCCGTACGACCTGACCGGCTGGGGCTACGAACCGGTGCCGATCGAGACGGCGGCGGGCAAGGCGACGTACGTGGCGGCACAACGGGCGTTCGCGGAGCGTTCGGACGCGCTGCGGGTGCGCCTGCTCGAGGTGACGGGGGCCGTCCTGCACGGCGCGTGA
- a CDS encoding fumarylacetoacetate hydrolase family protein gives MQIARFTTGDDPHYAIVEGSDLVVLTGDPLYTPLTPTGQRVPIETTRLLAPVIPRSKVVAFGRNYAEHAAELGNEVPELPLVFIKPNTTVVGPDDPIVLPAYSQDVHHEAELAVVISRICKDLPAERANEVILGYTAANDVTARDVQRSDKTWTRGKMFDTSCPLGPVLVTDLDVSDLRIQARVDGEVRQDGSTAQMIHSVPDLIAYASTLFTLLPGDVILTGTPAGVGPIREGQRVEVEIEGIGVLGNPVVRR, from the coding sequence ATGCAGATCGCGCGCTTCACCACTGGAGACGACCCGCACTACGCCATCGTGGAGGGCTCGGACCTCGTGGTCCTCACCGGTGACCCGCTCTACACCCCGCTCACCCCCACCGGGCAACGGGTTCCGATCGAGACCACCCGGCTGCTCGCGCCGGTGATCCCACGCTCGAAGGTGGTGGCGTTCGGGCGCAACTACGCCGAGCACGCCGCCGAACTCGGCAACGAGGTCCCCGAACTGCCGCTCGTCTTCATCAAGCCGAACACCACCGTGGTGGGTCCGGACGACCCGATCGTGCTGCCCGCCTACTCCCAGGACGTGCACCACGAGGCCGAGCTGGCCGTGGTGATCTCCCGGATCTGCAAGGACCTGCCGGCCGAGCGCGCGAACGAGGTCATCCTCGGCTACACCGCCGCCAACGACGTGACGGCCCGGGACGTGCAACGGTCCGACAAGACCTGGACCCGCGGCAAGATGTTCGACACCTCGTGCCCGCTCGGGCCGGTCCTGGTCACCGACCTCGACGTCTCCGACCTGCGGATCCAGGCCCGAGTCGACGGCGAGGTCCGCCAGGACGGCTCGACCGCGCAGATGATCCACTCCGTGCCGGACCTGATCGCCTACGCCTCGACCCTGTTCACGCTGCTGCCGGGCGACGTCATCCTCACCGGCACCCCGGCCGGGGTCGGCCCGATCCGCGAGGGTCAGCGCGTCGAGGTGGAGATCGAGGGGATCGGTGTCCTCGGCAACCCCGTGGTGCGGCGCTAG
- the gltX gene encoding glutamate--tRNA ligase: MTTAATPSGSDIRVRFCPSPTGTPHVGLIRTALFNWAYARHTGGTFVFRIEDTDAARDSEESYLQLLDALRWLGLDWDEGVEVGGPHEPYRQSQRMDLYTDVARRLLEAGHAYESFSTPEEVEARHRAAGRDPKLGYDGFDRDLTAEQIAAFRAQGREPVLRIRMPEDEVGFTDLVRGDVTFKAGSVPDFVIVRGNGQPLYTLVNPVDDALMGITHVLRGEDLLSSTPRQVVLYRALLDIGVAEVMPAFGHLPYVMGEGNKKLSKRDPESNLFLHRERGFTPEGLLNYLALLGWGISADHDIFTSEEMVAAFDIADVNPNPARFDLKKAGAINAAHLRLLAPEDFRGRLVPYLHAAGLVPADSYADLSPEHRALLDAAAPLVQERMTLLGEAAGMLGFLFTADEAVVIEEDARGALREEAPAVLDAAIEVLTNLADFAPESQQEALKAALVEGMGIKARFAFAPLRVGITGRRVSPPLFESMEILGRDASLARLRALRATL, translated from the coding sequence ATGACTACCGCCGCCACGCCCTCGGGTTCCGACATCCGCGTCCGCTTCTGTCCCTCGCCCACCGGCACTCCGCACGTCGGGCTGATCCGGACGGCGCTGTTCAACTGGGCGTACGCCCGCCACACCGGCGGCACGTTCGTGTTCCGCATCGAGGACACCGACGCCGCTCGGGACAGTGAGGAGTCCTACCTGCAGCTGCTCGACGCGCTGCGCTGGCTGGGGCTGGACTGGGACGAGGGTGTGGAGGTCGGCGGGCCGCACGAGCCGTACCGGCAGTCGCAGCGGATGGACCTCTACACCGACGTCGCCCGGCGCCTGCTCGAGGCCGGGCACGCCTACGAGTCCTTCTCCACCCCGGAGGAGGTCGAGGCCCGCCACCGCGCCGCCGGGCGGGACCCGAAGCTCGGCTACGACGGCTTCGACCGCGACCTCACCGCGGAGCAGATCGCCGCGTTCCGGGCGCAGGGCCGCGAGCCGGTGCTGCGGATCCGGATGCCCGAGGACGAGGTCGGCTTCACGGACCTGGTCCGCGGCGACGTCACCTTCAAGGCCGGCTCGGTGCCGGACTTCGTGATCGTGCGCGGCAACGGCCAGCCCCTCTACACGCTGGTGAACCCGGTCGACGACGCACTGATGGGCATCACCCACGTGCTGCGCGGCGAGGACCTGCTCTCGTCCACGCCCCGCCAGGTGGTGCTCTACCGCGCACTGCTGGACATCGGCGTGGCAGAAGTGATGCCGGCCTTCGGGCACCTGCCGTACGTGATGGGCGAGGGCAACAAGAAGCTCTCCAAGCGCGACCCCGAGTCGAACCTGTTCCTGCACCGCGAGCGAGGTTTCACCCCGGAGGGCCTACTGAACTACCTGGCGCTGCTCGGCTGGGGCATCTCCGCCGACCATGACATCTTCACCAGCGAGGAGATGGTTGCCGCCTTCGACATCGCGGACGTCAACCCGAACCCGGCCCGGTTCGACCTCAAGAAGGCCGGGGCGATCAACGCCGCCCACCTGCGCCTGCTCGCGCCGGAGGACTTCCGGGGCCGGCTGGTGCCGTACCTGCACGCGGCCGGCCTGGTGCCCGCCGACTCCTACGCCGACCTCTCGCCCGAGCACCGGGCGCTGCTCGACGCGGCCGCGCCGCTGGTCCAGGAGCGGATGACGCTCCTCGGCGAGGCCGCCGGCATGCTCGGCTTCCTGTTCACCGCCGACGAGGCCGTGGTGATCGAGGAGGACGCGCGTGGTGCGCTGCGCGAGGAGGCGCCGGCCGTGCTGGACGCCGCGATCGAGGTGCTGACGAACCTGGCCGACTTCGCACCGGAATCCCAGCAGGAGGCGCTCAAGGCGGCGCTCGTGGAGGGCATGGGCATCAAGGCCCGGTTCGCGTTCGCGCCGCTGCGCGTGGGCATCACGGGGAGGCGGGTGTCCCCGCCGCTGTTCGAGTCCATGGAGATCCTCGGCCGGGACGCCTCGCTAGCGCGGCTGCGGGCGCTGCGCGCCACGCTCTGA
- a CDS encoding helix-turn-helix transcriptional regulator, which produces MMSSTARLLQLLSLLQIRREWTGAALAERMGVTDRTVRRDIDKLRELGYPIRATAGVAGGYQLGPGAQLPPLLLDNDEALAVALGLAAVAASPVAGVAEGSVRALTKLEQVLPARLRTRFTSLKAAVTRLGGTADAVDPSYLTEISAAISSKRQLSFEYERADGQRIRRLVEPYQLVDAGQRWYLVAWDAARTDWRTFRVDRIRTKPSERTRFTPRTLPAADAAAYVQEAITRSPYRYDVTVRLRGSPATLAGRVGPTAGQLEGDPEPPDGAPGDWSILRAGWDDVDSFLGWLLGLDTEFHILGPPEFLQRCRAIIGRLETAVGQRPDGH; this is translated from the coding sequence GTGATGTCCTCTACCGCACGCCTGCTGCAGTTGCTCTCGCTGCTGCAGATCCGGCGCGAGTGGACCGGCGCTGCGCTCGCCGAACGGATGGGTGTCACCGACCGCACCGTGCGCCGCGACATCGACAAGCTGCGCGAGCTCGGCTACCCGATCCGGGCCACCGCCGGGGTCGCCGGGGGCTACCAGCTCGGACCCGGCGCGCAACTGCCGCCGCTGCTGCTGGACAACGACGAGGCGCTCGCCGTCGCGCTCGGGTTGGCCGCCGTGGCCGCCAGCCCGGTCGCGGGGGTGGCCGAGGGATCCGTGCGCGCGCTCACCAAGCTCGAACAGGTGCTGCCGGCCCGGCTGCGCACGAGGTTCACGTCCCTCAAGGCCGCGGTGACCCGGCTCGGCGGCACGGCCGACGCCGTCGACCCCTCCTACCTGACCGAGATCTCGGCGGCGATCTCCTCGAAGCGGCAGCTCTCGTTCGAGTACGAGCGCGCGGACGGCCAGCGGATCCGGCGCCTCGTCGAGCCCTACCAGCTCGTCGACGCCGGGCAGCGCTGGTACCTGGTCGCGTGGGACGCCGCCCGCACGGACTGGCGCACGTTCCGGGTGGACCGGATCCGCACCAAGCCGAGCGAGCGCACCCGGTTCACGCCGCGGACGCTCCCGGCCGCGGACGCCGCAGCCTACGTGCAGGAGGCGATCACCCGCTCGCCGTACCGCTACGACGTGACCGTCCGGCTGCGGGGGAGTCCAGCCACTCTCGCCGGCCGGGTCGGGCCGACCGCTGGGCAGCTCGAGGGCGACCCGGAGCCGCCCGATGGTGCGCCGGGGGACTGGAGCATCCTGCGTGCCGGCTGGGACGACGTGGACAGCTTCCTCGGCTGGCTGCTCGGCCTGGACACCGAGTTCCACATCCTCGGGCCGCCCGAGTTCCTTCAGCGGTGCCGCGCGATCATCGGCAGGCTCGAGACCGCCGTCGGGCAGCGGCCCGACGGGCACTGA
- a CDS encoding DNA-3-methyladenine glycosylase I: METFRCFGTGDPLYEAYHDHEWGVPPSSSPDESELFERMSLEAFQSGLAWITILRKREGFRAAFAGFDPAVVAAFDEDDVARLMADVGIVRNRAKIDSTIANARALLDLHERGERLADVFEAHRPPARERRVPGFDQVPASTPESKALAKELKRRGFRFVGPTTAYAAMQALGYVDDHLEGCISAR, from the coding sequence ATGGAGACGTTCCGCTGTTTCGGGACTGGCGATCCCCTCTACGAGGCCTACCACGACCACGAGTGGGGAGTGCCGCCGTCGAGCAGCCCTGATGAGAGCGAGCTGTTCGAGAGGATGAGCCTCGAGGCGTTCCAGTCCGGGCTCGCCTGGATCACGATCCTGCGCAAGCGGGAGGGGTTCCGGGCCGCGTTCGCCGGGTTCGATCCCGCCGTCGTCGCGGCGTTCGACGAGGACGACGTCGCCCGGCTGATGGCCGATGTCGGCATCGTGCGGAACCGGGCGAAGATCGACTCGACCATCGCGAACGCCCGTGCGCTGCTGGACCTGCACGAGCGCGGCGAGCGGCTGGCGGACGTGTTCGAGGCGCACCGGCCGCCAGCCCGGGAGCGGCGGGTGCCGGGGTTCGACCAGGTGCCGGCGAGCACCCCGGAGTCGAAGGCGTTGGCGAAGGAGCTCAAGCGGCGTGGCTTCCGCTTCGTCGGTCCCACCACCGCCTACGCGGCGATGCAGGCACTCGGGTACGTCGACGACCACCTCGAGGGGTGCATCAGCGCACGCTGA
- a CDS encoding nitroreductase family protein, translated as MSTYETPSPEATLAALRSLRQSRRFLPDPIARDDLERLLEVARWTGSAKNTQPWHLVVVTDPEINAALAGAGAFTAFLSGVAASIVVALKGESRSVAYDDGRLQERVMLAAGALGIGSGTAWFGTPESRQQVRDLLGIPDDLEPWSAIGLGYTDTTQAQASPSLSGRKSISEIVSWERYGA; from the coding sequence GTGAGCACCTACGAGACCCCGTCGCCCGAAGCCACCCTCGCCGCGCTGCGGAGCCTGCGCCAGTCCCGCCGGTTCCTCCCGGACCCGATCGCCCGCGACGACCTCGAACGGCTGCTCGAGGTCGCCCGCTGGACCGGCAGCGCGAAGAACACGCAGCCCTGGCATCTGGTCGTCGTGACCGACCCCGAGATCAATGCCGCGCTCGCCGGGGCCGGCGCGTTCACCGCCTTCCTGTCCGGTGTGGCCGCCTCGATCGTGGTCGCGCTCAAGGGCGAGAGCCGATCGGTCGCCTACGACGACGGCCGCCTCCAGGAGCGTGTCATGCTCGCCGCCGGAGCCCTCGGGATCGGCAGCGGGACCGCGTGGTTCGGCACCCCGGAGAGCCGGCAGCAGGTCCGTGACCTCCTCGGCATCCCCGACGACCTCGAGCCCTGGTCCGCGATCGGGCTCGGCTACACCGACACCACCCAGGCGCAGGCCTCGCCCAGCCTGTCCGGCCGCAAGTCGATCTCGGAGATCGTCAGCTGGGAGCGCTACGGCGCCTGA